From the genome of Frateuria soli:
CGTCGGCGATCGGGCTCGGCGGTTCGGGCAGGCGGCCCGCCTGGTTTTCCAAACGCATCAGCTACTACGCCTTTTGGCTCGGTCAGATCGTGCGCGAGAAGCGACGGGGCGCTTCTTCCGCATGCAGGTAGGCATCGAAACACATCGCGATGCTACGCAGCAACAATCGCCCGCGCGCGGTCACCCGGATCATGCGCCCATCCAGCGTCACCAGTCCGTCGTCGGCCAGCACGCGCAGGCGCTCCAGCTCGGCGGCGAAGTATTCGTCGAACAGCAGGCGATGGCGCGCGCCGAACAGGCGCGTGTCGACCTCGCCGTGGCACATCAGCTCGCTGATCAGCGTGCGGCGGATGATGTCGTCCTCGTCCAGTTGCAGCCCGCGCGCGATCGGCAGGCGGCCGGCGTCCAGCGCCGCGTAGTAGCCGGTAAGGTCGCGCGCGTTCTGGCTGTAGGTGTCGCCGATGCGGCCGATCGCGCTGACGCCCAGTCCCACGATGTCGCACTCGCCGTGGGTCGAATAGCCCTGGAAATTGCGCTGCAGCGTGCCTTCGCGCTGGGCCACGGCCAGCTCGTCGTCGGCGCGGGCGAAATGGTCCATGCCGATGTAGACGTAGCCGGCGGCGGTGAGCCGCTCCAGCGCGCGGCCGAACAGGGCCAGGCGGGTGGCCGGGTCGGGCAGCTGGGCGGCATCGATGTGCTTCTGCGCCTTGAACAGGTCCGGCAGGTGGGCGTAGCCATAGACCGCGACGCGGTCGGGATCGAGCGCGATCACCTCGGAGAGCGTGCGGTCGAACCCGTCCACGGTCTGCCGGGGCAGCCCGTAGATCAGGTCCACGCTGGCCGAGACGAAGCCCGCCTCGCGGCCGGCGTCGATCACCTCGCGCGTCTGCGCCACGCTCTGTATGCGGTTGACCGCTTCCTGCACCGCCGGGTCGAAATCCTGGATACCGACCGAGAGGCGGTTGAAGCCCAGTTCCCCCAGCCCGCGCATGTACTCGCCGTTGGCGAAGCGCGGGTCGATCTCGATGCCGAACTCGCGCGCGTTGTCGCGGGCGAAGCTGAAATGGCGCGCCAGCGAATCCATCAGCTCGCGCATGCGCGGCAGGTCGAGGAAGTTGGGCGTGCCGCCGCCGAAGTGGAGCTGGCGCACCGGGCGGTCGCGGTCGAACAGCGGCGCGGTCAGCTCGATCTCGCGGTAGAGCCGCTCCAGGTAGCGATCGGCCTTGGCCACCTCGCGGGTGATCACCCGGTTGCAGCCGCAGTAGAAGCACGGGCTCATGCAGAAAGGCACGTGCACGTACAGCGACAGCGGGCGCGGGATCGGCTCCTCGTTGGACAGCCGTATCGCCTCGCGCAGCGCCGCCTCGCCGAACCCCGCGTGGAACTGTGGCGCGGTCGGATAGCTGGTATAGCGCGGACCGGCGGTGTCGTAACGGG
Proteins encoded in this window:
- the hemN gene encoding oxygen-independent coproporphyrinogen III oxidase — encoded protein: MSHALAAPAFDPALIARYDTAGPRYTSYPTAPQFHAGFGEAALREAIRLSNEEPIPRPLSLYVHVPFCMSPCFYCGCNRVITREVAKADRYLERLYREIELTAPLFDRDRPVRQLHFGGGTPNFLDLPRMRELMDSLARHFSFARDNAREFGIEIDPRFANGEYMRGLGELGFNRLSVGIQDFDPAVQEAVNRIQSVAQTREVIDAGREAGFVSASVDLIYGLPRQTVDGFDRTLSEVIALDPDRVAVYGYAHLPDLFKAQKHIDAAQLPDPATRLALFGRALERLTAAGYVYIGMDHFARADDELAVAQREGTLQRNFQGYSTHGECDIVGLGVSAIGRIGDTYSQNARDLTGYYAALDAGRLPIARGLQLDEDDIIRRTLISELMCHGEVDTRLFGARHRLLFDEYFAAELERLRVLADDGLVTLDGRMIRVTARGRLLLRSIAMCFDAYLHAEEAPRRFSRTI